The Punica granatum isolate Tunisia-2019 chromosome 4, ASM765513v2, whole genome shotgun sequence genome has a window encoding:
- the LOC116204084 gene encoding scarecrow-like protein 6 yields MKATPLLFEEFQGKGLLDFSSSSSPSATTTCSNSQLNYNHSNLSTAVTTAATTPPTKGKLYVGSPSPSPPAAASSSTLSSSLNSGDILGGGGSGRCGGGMGAEEDWEAVLPETAASPGHEQSILRLIMGDIEDPSLGLSKLLHSSSAPQDMEFGGGGFGFMDPQALTFDGPNLMMGGPNSSIDPASLQDLPLTNATSNLRHVSPFPLFTDSVHSTVMPFPLPPGVIQQPHNESMDEKPQIFNPQLIINQNQVQFPQNPSLVPLGFNAVQDHPLSSSGPPLPKRLNPGPVGSNFVGPRGNFPNSGQSHNHHHHPQHHQFQQRPAMVMKQHQQKVAGEELANHQLQQAITDHLYKAAELIETGNPVLAQGILARLNHHQLSPVGKPFRRAAFYCKEALQSLLHHHHPHLVGPANPPQPPLPPLPPPPFGIIYKIGAYKSFCEISPVVQFANFTCNQAFLEALEGFSRIHILSFEVGFGGEWASLMQELVLRNGGPPSLLRITVFASPGTHDELELGLTQDTLKHFAHELNMALEFEVVSIESFNSAINLPSDGGEAIAVYLPIGSFSSYPSYLPAAVRFIKQLSPKIVVSLDRGCDRSDTPFPNHMIHALQCYSSLLESLDAVNVNLDVLQKIERYLIQPGIERIVNGRQRSPEKMIAWRSLFLSCGFSPLTFSNFNESQAECLVQRSLARGFHVEKRQSSLVLCWHRKELVSASAWRC; encoded by the coding sequence ATGAAGGCCACCCCCTTGCTCTTTGAGGAGTTTCAAGGGAAGGGGCTGCTTGATTtctcgtcttcttcttcacccTCCGCCACCACTACCTGTTCCAATTCGCAGCTCAACTACAACCACAGCAACCTCAGCACCGCCGTGACCACTGCCGCCACGACCCCTCCCACCAAAGGGAAGTTGTATGTTGGCAGCCCCAGCCCCAGCCCTCCTGCAGCCGCCTCCTCCTCCACACTGTCTTCCTCCCTCAACAGCGGCGACATATTAGGCGGCGGCGGCAGTGGGAGATGCGGTGGTGGAATGGGAGCTGAGGAGGACTGGGAAGCTGTTTTGCCCGAGACCGCGGCCTCTCCTGGCCACGAACAGTCCATCCTCCGCCTCATAATGGGCGACATTGAGGACCCTTCCCTGGGCCTCAGCAAGCTCCTCCACAGCTCCTCTGCCCCTCAGGACATGGAGTTCGGCGGCGGGGGGTTCGGCTTCATGGACCCTCAAGCTCTTACCTTTGACGGCCCCAATTTGATGATGGGAGGACCCAACAGCTCCATCGACCCAGCTTCCCTGCAGGATTTGCCTCTCACCAACGCCACCTCCAACCTCCGGCATGTGAGCCCCTTCCCATTGTTCACCGATTCCGTCCACAGCACTGTCATGCCCTTTCCTCTCCCCCCTGGTGTGATTCAACAACCCCACAACGAGTCCATGGATGAGAAGCCTCAGATTTTCAACCCGCAGTTGATAATCAACCAGAACCAGGTCCAATTCCCGCAGAACCCTTCGCTAGTCCCGCTTGGTTTCAACGCAGTGCAGGACCATCCCCTGTCTTCTTCGGGCCCTCCCCTGCCGAAGAGGCTTAACCCGGGGCCGGTCGGGTCGAACTTTGTGGGTCCGAGGGGTAACTTTCCAAACTCGGGGCAATCACATAATCATCACCACCATCCTCAGCATCACCAGTTTCAGCAGAGACCTGCAATGGTGATGAAGCAGCATCAGCAGAAGGTTGCAGGGGAAGAGTTAGCTAACCACCAGCTCCAGCAGGCAATTACGGACCACCTCTACAAGGCCGCAGAGCTGATCGAAACTGGTAACCCAGTACTCGCGCAAGGGATATTGGCGCGGCTCAATCACCACCAGCTCTCTCCCGTTGGGAAGCCCTTCCGTCGGGCTGCTTTCTACTGCAAGGAGGCCCTTCAATCTCTCCTCCACCACCATCACCCCCACCTTGTGGGCCCCGCGAACCCTCCTCAGCCTCCTCTGCCTCCTCTGCCTCCTCCGCCATTCGGTATTATCTACAAGATAGGAGCTTACAAATCCTTCTGTGAGATTTCCCCTGTGGTCCAGTTTGCAAACTTCACTTGCAACCAAGCCTTCCTGGAAGCTCTCGAAGGGTTTAGCCGGATCCACATACTGAGCTTTGAGGTTGGGTTCGGGGGCGAGTGGGCCTCCCTCATGCAGGAGCTCGTGCTTAGAAATGGGGGCCCTCCTAGCTTGCTCAGGATTACGGTCTTCGCGTCTCCAGGGACCCATGATGAACTCGAGCTCGGCCTTACCCAGGATACCCTCAAGCACTTTGCCCACGAGCTCAACATGGCCTTGGAGTTCGAGGTGGTGAGCATCGAGTCCTTCAACTCCGCCATCAACCTACCATCGGATGGCGGGGAGGCAATTGCGGTGTACCTCCCAATAGGGTCCTTCTCAAGCTACCCGTCCTACCTACCTGCAGCTGTCCGATTTATCAAGCAGCTCTCCCCAAAGATTGTGGTTTCTCTCGATCGTGGCTGTGATCGGTCGGACACTCCATTTCCGAATCACATGATCCACGCCCTTCAATGCTATTCTAGCTTGTTGGAATCCCTTGATGCTGTGAATGTGAACCTTGACGTGTTGCAGAAGATTGAACGGTATCTAATTCAGCCAGGGATTGAGAGGATTGTGAACGGTCGGCAAAGATCGCCCGAGAAGATGATTGCGTGGCGGTCCCTGTTTCTGTCCTGCGGGTTCTCTCCACTGACCTTCAGTAATTTCAACGAGTCCCAGGCTGAGTGTCTTGTTCAACGCAGCCTTGCCCGGGGTTTCCATGTTGAGAAGAGGCAGTCCTCGCTCGTTCTATGTTGGCACAGGAAGGAGCTGGTGTCGGCTTCTGCGTGGAGGTGCTGA